DNA from Geobacillus vulcani PSS1:
GTCTTTTTGACGATCGGCGCCTATTTCGAAAGCCGCTGGATGGCCGTCAAGCAGTACATCCATGCCTACCGCCCATTCTTATTTCCTGCCTTTCTAGCCGTTCTCAGTTTCGCCATCTTCTATTGGTACATCCAACAAAAACGAAAAACACCGGAATAATCACCGGTGTTTTTTATTTCGTTACGTGCGCCATACATTCTCGCGCGGGCCGCGATGGTACGTTTCCGTCAGCAATCCCATAAACAAGCCGAATCCAAATATCACCATCGACGCCCCCATAATTCCCAAGCTGACGATCGTCAAGAAAAAGTCTTTGTTGTAAGCGTTTGCGATAAAACTAAGCAAAAACAGTGCAACTCCGACAATCAATCCCACTGACGCCATCCATTTGCACATGTTGATCATTTCTTGCCCTTCATGCCGTTTGTTCATTCTCATCATCCCCTTATTTTGAGGATACTATCCTTGTCACAAAATTGCAACATTTATTTTTCCTTTTTCGCTTTCCTTTCGGTTATAATTTATATTTTGCCTTCTGTCGCAACATTTACAGGGCAACAAAACGCCCTGCCGTCATACACTAACAGTGACTCCTTCTCGATAAAGGAGGCATGCCGCTTGAACACCGTCGACTATGATAAGGCGCTCTATTACACGCATCGCTCCGAATGGGACAATTTGCTCATTTTAATGGTGCGTACACCTGATGATATTTTATCGAAAAAAATTGAAAAATTTCTCCACGCTTACAATTTTGAGCACGACTACTCCGTCATTCAGGAACGGCTGCACGCTTTGCTGCGCTACATCGATCATGCGCTGGAAGTGAGCGAACAAAAAATGGGAGTCGAGCAGTACGTGCAGTTTTACTCGTAAAATAAACGGGGAATTGGCATCATCCAATTCCCCGCAGATTGTGCTGATCATTGCGCATAAGAAGGCGAAACGGTACTGAGCACGTCCTGAACGCGTTGCATGACGGCGTCTGCTAAGCGCGCTAGTCTTTCTTCGCTGTCCTCCAGCGACGTCCCTTTGACGCCGAAATACACCTTTATTTTCGGCTCCGTCCCTGATGGACGCAGACAAAACCACGAGCCATCCTCCAAGATATACTTGAGCACATTGGATGCTGGCAAATCAATGGCCGTTTTTTCGCCGGTCAACGTGTTCGTCCGCTCTTTCGTTTTGTAATCCTCAATCACCGTCACCTTTTTCCCCGCGGCCTCCACCGGCGGCTGTTGACGGAACGAGGTTAAAATCGCGGCAATCGCCTCTGCTCCTTCCTTGCCTTTCAGTGTGAGCGATCGTTGTCCCTCGCGGTAATAGCCGTACTGGTCAAACAATTGCAAGAGCGCCTCATACAGCGATCGCCCTTGCTTTTTATAAAACGCGCACACTTCCGCCGCGAGGACAGCCGCCTGCACGGCATCTTTGTCGCGGACAAAATCGCCGATCAAATACCCATAGCTTTCCTCATATCCGAACTGGAACGCATATTGCCCTGTTTGCTCATATTCCTTGATTTTTTCGCCAATGAATTTGAATCCCGTCAGCATATCGATCGTCTCCAAGCCGAACGAGGCGGCAATCGCCCGCCCGAACTCGGACGTGACAATCGTCTTTAAGACGACCCCATTGGGTGGAAGCAAGCCCTTTTCCTTGCGCTGCGACAATAAATAATGAAGCAGCAACGCGCCCGTTTGGTTGCCGGTTAAAACGATGTACTTCCCGCTCCCATTTTTTACCGCAATACCGAGCCGGTCAGCGTCCGGATCGGTGGCGATGAGCAGATCGGCGT
Protein-coding regions in this window:
- a CDS encoding YhdB family protein; protein product: MNTVDYDKALYYTHRSEWDNLLILMVRTPDDILSKKIEKFLHAYNFEHDYSVIQERLHALLRYIDHALEVSEQKMGVEQYVQFYS